Within Sander lucioperca isolate FBNREF2018 chromosome 22, SLUC_FBN_1.2, whole genome shotgun sequence, the genomic segment TATCTGCAAACGTGTTTGAGATTTTCAGTAACTGCTGCTGTAACTGTCCCTCGACCTTCTTTTTCTTTGCTCAGTGGCCATGCTGATTACCCAGAAGCCCCGGTTCTATGGTGTGAAGCCCAAACGCAATGTGGGCATTTACTGTCTGTTCTCCAAGAAAATCCCACAAGCCACGGTGCAGTGGTACAAGGCTGACAAGTACAactcacaaaaaaagaaaatagaggCAGGAGAACAGTTTGTCTTTCACAGCAGCAATCTGACCCAAAACATCCTTCTCTTCATCCATCGTTTACAAATCAATGACGCTGGAGTGTACTTCTGCAAGCTAAACAATACATGGGGACCTGGGACTGCAGTTCAAGTCGGCAGTAAGTGGCTGGGACAACATACGAGTTAAGAGTTCACTTCTTAAAACACTACCGCTAACGCACATCTTTCCTCTCACAGAACCCCTTGACGTTACCAAGGCACTGTACAGGACCAAGATGAAGGATGCTCTCATCATCCTCCAGGGCCTGGTGTTGGCTGTGTTTATTGCTGCTTTACTGCTACACAAACGACACCTGGTGAGCAACAAGATGACCAAAACACTTGAGGCAAATCTGGCTGTACCTGACTGCACTGCTTAGTTTAATTGCATCAGAATTAGATGGAATAGAGTAGAGATGTTCATTTTTTCCCCTTTCAGTGTGTTTTAGCTGTATACTAGGCCTACTTACTCTGTATGGATGTGCTATGATAGCTATCATTACTGTATGGCCTGGCTCAGGTCAAACCCTTTTGTataacatgaacaaatacaatacaaagaaGGAATGCTTTAACTGTCATAACAGAGAAAGAACATAAATGAACTACTTAGATATTCGGTGGGCTAAAGTACTGGATCGATGCATAGATTTGTGTACTCGCGGATATAAATATAAGCATGTCAGAGGCGTTTCCAATACTGGTATCAGTATCAGAACAActctacagagagagagagcgctcaGGATGGACATAACATTATTCCTATTGAGTGTCTTATTTTAAACAATGTTACTCTTGTGAAGCCATTTGTGACTTTgttctgtgaaaggtgctatgtTAAATAAACTTCTTATtatgtacagtgggtttatcaatAACTGGGGCTAActctttcattttctctttttcatttGTTCTGTATCCTTTTCAACAGTTGGAAAAGACGGACATCATATATGAGGAGCCTGAAACTGATCACATCTATGAGGTTTGTTGGAATGCTTTCATTTGACAGTTTACTTACTCATCAGAGATCAGTGGTGTAAAAGTACTCTCAGATCccttagtaaaagtactaatgccacaatgtgaaaatactccactacaagttaaagtcctgcattcaagaccttacttaagtaaacaTATGTAAGTATTAACAGATACATGttcttaaagtatcaaaaagtaaaagtactcattgtgcagtaaaatggTCCCTGTCAGTGTACCTACtatatctgatgtttctggattaatattactgcattaatgtgtatgttgcatttttactgtagatgtttaaagttgttttaattttaactcctttatatactgctgggtagtttaatctacagcgaTGCATTATATTCTATAAGACaatcatatgtttgtagcgtcgctgtcctgtgagaaccacgtatctctaaaaaagttttaaaacttttcatggtgtcagaaaaacagccctgttttcagctttgtgacgatgcattttccagctgatccaagaggctttttaaagactttatttagcttaagaaggAGGAGAATGTTCccaacacataaaggaacacttcatccttcagtttatcacaaacaaaaTTAACAAATTTGGAGCTACATGGGACAGGAAGGAGATTACAAATTGTAATAAAAAGTAACTGAAGCTGTCACAAatacaaatgtagtggagtaaaagatacaatatttgcctctgagatgtagtggagtacaagtgaagttgtaaaatgtaaaagtaaactacaagtaccttaaatttgtacttaagtacattactTGAGTAAGTGTACTCAGTTACATCCACTACTTTCAAAGACAAGGTCATTTCTTTTTGTCGTAAGTGGTCATTCACTGGTTGTTTTTGTGAAGACATGTCACAGTGAACAACACACATCACAGCTGTGTGATTTTTAGATAAAAACAATACATGTGCAACAAACAGCAGGACACACACCGTCTCCTCGCACCGCTGAGCTCATAACCACAATTATATCTTGTTCTGTCAATACTGccctcaggttttttttttttcttcgtttATAGGCTACCTCTAGTTTGCTGAACTTTTGTTTGTAAGAATAATGGAATAACATTAAAAGTATCATTTGTGGGTGGAAAAATAGATTGTATTGCTGTTTATTGCTTCTTGTAATAATCATGGATGAAGGATTTTCATGTAACACCTTTTCATACAATTGGAGTTCCGAGTGTTTTACATTAACGTACAgggaaacaacaaaacaagaggAAGCAGACAACCTTAATGCCACGACCTATACAGtcaaaaatgttgtttaaagTATCAACAATAAAATACAGTTGTAGAAGCTTTAGGGTGAaagcaagttaaaaaaaaaaaggtcagctTTTGACAGACACTTTAAAAACTCCAACTCCAACTTTTTTTAGAGACTGGGGGGGCGATGCAGTCAAGCTTTCTGGTATGAAATGCATGAACAAGCTTCTCTGTTACAATGTCTGACGTGTTCATTAAATGACAGAATTACTGGACAATTAGAGCCAAATAAACATGGATTTAATGTGCCGAGGTAGGACAATTAGTTAATTGTTAGCACCGTTTCTCTGTAGATCATTCTTAAACTCTGTCAAGGCTATAACAGTCAGAAGCAACAGAGATATTATTACAAATAATATATGAGCTATTTTAATGTCAGCTACTCTGCTGTGACATTtagcagctgcatatctttatCTTACAGTTATGTCTGAATCACTGACTATGCAAATTAAAgctctatatacagtatacccaAGCATAAGACTGTATTAGTCATCCTCAAAGCCTCATGGGACTCACAcatatacatgtttttttttaagatgatttttttggacttttccgcctttaacggacaggacagttaggtgagaaaggggagagagagggcgaagacatgcaggaaatcatcacaggtcggactcaaaccctggacctctgcgtcgaggcataaacctctatgtatacagtatgtgtgcctgctctaccaagtgagccaacccggccacccaCATATACATGTTAACTGACCTAACTTTCCGTCTTTTAGGGTTTGGCGATTGAGACGTGTGGAGGAGATCTGTATGAGGATCTCTGTGTGTACGCCCAGCCTGAAGACGCTGAGGCCCCATGGGAGTGAGACAGCCTCACAATAACTTGCAACttcttgattataaaagtaCAAATTGTACGCTGTTAAGAGTCCTTAGTGGAGATTAGTCATTTCCTTTAGTACAATGTTTGTTTCTAAATGTGCAACAACTTCTAAAACGCTTTCTATAtgcatgggcgtaaatctgatctaacagtagggggggacaataaacataaaatttctgaagagcaatttttgaaggggacacaaataatacagccacaattatactcgtagaggacatgtgtacacagaggaaagccttaatactatcattagtgtagcatggagactgtaccattatcattcttttcagcgtttcttttgattcaatgaaaaagctgactaaattgacctaaatattcttctttaaaaccatgtatttatttttaagttgtttacaatcaagccacaaaaataccttaaaacataatgacttattttgaaaaattgtccccatataaaagaaatacaataattttgtacacttgttaaattagctgatcataatgtaaattagtgagccactggtaaagctcatctgctcaccctgacagccacacacctccaaaaatatgaactgAGCTCAACAcaccacctgactgtccctggtctacctgagactctccacctgactgtccctggtctacctgagactctccacctgactgtccctggtctccctgagactctccacctgactgtccctggtctacctgagactctccacctgactgtccctggtctccctgagactctccacctgactgtccctggtctacctgagactctccacctgactgtccctggactccctgagactctccacctgactgtccctggtctacctgagactctccacctgactgtccctggactccctgagactctccacctgactggccctggtctacctgagactctccacctgactgtccctggtctccctgttcctcagttctttctgtctcctttgcctgtgacatagtgaccttagtatttccataagcacccattcttataaaaatgttaccaaactgtcttgatatgaggacttCTTGTACTCACTTGGAGTTTTGGTGTAAGCCtactgaaaaaggatcttatgtctgtttttcttttctcttgtcattttatctgggcaacaacaacacaaatctttaacgtcagatgtctaaatatgagttagtttcataggttcaccacgcggtcttattataattataaaatgatcttgcgtcctccacataaatattaggtttcttCTATGAaagaggatatatatttaactgatctGCCATTAActtcatattgagcaaaacacaactgtagatcttcaatattaaccctaatatcagttcacacacataacgttaggcttatcgccgtggtaacgttagttgtagtgtaaccgcctacttactagctacattcctgtcactacccgatgtgactgtgagtctAGTGCAGATCCTAAGTACAgcatgcagtggaccaaaccactgtgaggcaaaggagggggaactcaaaatgttcctaaacttaaaaagcattttttcgagtttgtattgttttactacttacacagatattttaaggtacatcattatgttatttgcaatacacagcattgttttaatgatatttctagggggggaataacccttagatgggggggggtcctgacccccctcACCCCCCTGGGATTTATGCCCTTGTCTATATGTGCTGTTGATTTTATGCTATTTAGTAACACTGTGAATAATCAGTGAATAATCAGCTGTGATTTGAAGTCCACTGAAATGTAAATGAACAATTCTATAATTCAGACTCGACAGCTgacatttcagcatttttggTGCTTCTTTAATAAAAAGTGttatgtattattttatatGGACTTCTCTGATGTGTGAGTGTGATATGTCTAAATGTTTGTGCATCAGAGCCTGAACAAGGCCCTTCTTATTCCTGTTGTTTGATTATATTACAAATCTGTATTCCTTTTGCTAATGTAACGAGAAGAAAAGCAATAAACAAGTTTCCATTTGCTGGAGAAAGTCTTCTTTTTATTGGCTTTTACAGgtataaaaaaatagaaaaaataaaagagtTGATCAAGAgcatatttataaaaatattGGTTGTGTAACAAgtcactatataaataaacaataaatagataaatacataaattaatGAATCTGACAGAAAACAGGTTTTAGTCATCTTAGCATAGAAAAATACAtgatcaatacacacacacacatctcaataataaatacatcaatatggcaataaatagataaatagatactGCATGTAAGCAAATAAATTAACACATTGTTAACGTGACAGATTTTAGTTGGGCAGCAGAGGTGAAACCAGCTGTTCTGCTCTGATCAGATGGTCTTTCATTTCCTCCCTGATCAGCTCCCAGGCTTCAGCACTGTGGCCCTGCAGACACAAATATATCAGAATTATTAAAACATAATAGATAatgtagatggatagatagacagacagacaatctATCAGACTAtcgctagatagatagatagatagatagatagatagatagatagatagatagatagatagatagatagatagatagacttaCCATTCGCTTCAGGACATGGTGTGAGAGTCTCTTGAAATACATGTGCagcttcttgttcttcttcttgtgGCTGTGGCCCTG encodes:
- the cd79b gene encoding uncharacterized protein cd79b isoform X1, translating into MRWLLAGCCGLALINISVAMLITQKPRFYGVKPKRNVGIYCLFSKKIPQATVQWYKADKYNSQKKKIEAGEQFVFHSSNLTQNILLFIHRLQINDAGVYFCKLNNTWGPGTAVQVGKPLDVTKALYRTKMKDALIILQGLVLAVFIAALLLHKRHLQLEKTDIIYEEPETDHIYEGLAIETCGGDLYEDLCVYAQPEDAEAPWE
- the cd79b gene encoding uncharacterized protein cd79b isoform X2, whose translation is MRWLLAGCCGLALINISVAMLITQKPRFYGVKPKRNVGIYCLFSKKIPQATVQWYKADKYNSQKKKIEAGEQFVFHSSNLTQNILLFIHRLQINDAGVYFCKLNNTWGPGTAVQVGKPLDVTKALYRTKMKDALIILQGLVLAVFIAALLLHKRHLLEKTDIIYEEPETDHIYEGLAIETCGGDLYEDLCVYAQPEDAEAPWE